From one Suicoccus acidiformans genomic stretch:
- a CDS encoding ABC transporter ATP-binding protein, translated as MAEILMKNIYKSYDGSEKYSVTDFNLDIKDKEFIVFVGPSGCGKSTTLRMIAGLEEINKGELWIDGKLVNELPPKDRNIAMVFQNYALYPHMSVYDNMAYGLKIRKQNRKEIDEKVRSAAEILGLTPVLKSKPAALSGGQRQRVALGRSIVRNASVFLMDEPLSNLDAKLRVQMRSEILKLHQNLGTTTIYVTHDQTEAMTMATRIVVMKDGLVQQIGTPIEVYDNPSNKFVAGFMGSPAMNFFEMTYQDGKIHNGQSVSVSVTEPQKKKLDSAGYNGKRLFFGIRPEDIHTELIYLDSQPQDRMSAEITVSELLGSETMLYLTLDGSDFVAKVDSRDYATPGEKIDFVFDMNKAHFFDIDTEKVIK; from the coding sequence ATGGCAGAAATATTAATGAAGAATATTTATAAATCGTACGATGGTAGCGAGAAATATTCTGTAACTGACTTTAACTTAGATATCAAAGATAAAGAATTTATTGTCTTTGTAGGACCTTCTGGTTGTGGAAAGTCGACCACTTTAAGAATGATTGCTGGTTTAGAAGAAATAAACAAAGGTGAATTATGGATTGATGGAAAACTAGTTAATGAGTTGCCACCAAAAGATCGTAACATTGCGATGGTCTTCCAAAACTATGCCTTATATCCTCACATGTCCGTATATGATAATATGGCATATGGATTGAAAATTCGTAAACAAAATAGAAAAGAAATTGATGAAAAAGTTAGAAGTGCTGCAGAAATTCTAGGGTTAACTCCTGTACTCAAGTCTAAGCCGGCTGCTCTTTCTGGTGGACAAAGACAGCGGGTTGCCCTTGGTCGGTCAATCGTCAGAAATGCGTCTGTTTTCTTGATGGATGAGCCACTTTCAAACTTAGATGCGAAATTGCGTGTTCAAATGAGATCTGAAATTTTAAAATTACATCAAAATTTGGGTACAACGACAATTTATGTAACGCATGATCAGACTGAAGCGATGACTATGGCTACACGTATTGTGGTTATGAAAGATGGGTTAGTTCAACAAATAGGTACACCGATTGAAGTATATGACAATCCAAGCAATAAATTTGTTGCAGGCTTTATGGGATCACCGGCCATGAACTTTTTCGAGATGACTTATCAAGATGGGAAAATACACAACGGTCAGTCCGTTTCTGTATCTGTCACTGAGCCACAGAAGAAGAAACTGGATTCTGCTGGATATAACGGGAAGAGATTATTCTTTGGAATTAGACCTGAAGATATACATACAGAACTAATTTATTTAGATAGTCAACCACAGGACAGAATGAGTGCTGAAATTACTGTATCTGAGTTGTTGGGTTCAGAGACGATGTTATATTTGACCTTAGATGGTAGTGATTTTGTCGCTAAGGTAGATTCTAGAGACTATGCAACACCAGGTGAAAAAATCGATTTCGTATTCGATATGAATAAAGCGCACTTCTTTGACATTGATACTGAAAAGGTAATTAAATAG
- a CDS encoding AraC family transcriptional regulator — MQNKIVRIFQNVSYVDLYPIQFGYEQCSAEHVVPLSKFNNYIFHFIKSGSGYVHIDSLGHEIKLSKGQGFMFEPGIISSYRSDYNDPWEYYWVEFNGIKSENYLNRIGLDHQNQVYTIKNMDEIDIIVYFYQQLLNAEETDDIYILSILYGLFHALFEYSDALPKCEENMTRNFYVKEAIKFISRNFTNSITIEDVANHCNINRTYLTKLFNEELNLTPSHFLIKTRLSRGCDLLTSTNKSIAEIADDIGYSNQFIFSTAFKKEYGIPPTEWRNQHQQ, encoded by the coding sequence TTGCAAAATAAAATCGTGCGTATCTTTCAAAATGTCTCTTACGTTGACTTATATCCTATTCAATTCGGTTATGAACAATGCTCAGCTGAACATGTGGTGCCATTGTCAAAGTTTAATAACTATATTTTTCACTTTATTAAAAGTGGCTCGGGTTATGTGCATATTGACTCCCTAGGTCATGAGATAAAACTATCAAAAGGTCAAGGATTTATGTTTGAACCCGGCATTATATCCAGTTATCGTTCTGACTATAATGATCCTTGGGAGTATTATTGGGTCGAGTTTAATGGTATCAAATCAGAAAACTATCTAAATCGAATTGGTCTCGATCATCAAAATCAAGTCTATACCATCAAAAATATGGATGAGATAGATATAATTGTATATTTTTATCAACAGTTATTGAATGCCGAAGAGACTGATGATATTTATATTTTGAGTATTCTTTATGGGCTATTTCATGCGCTTTTTGAGTATAGCGATGCCTTGCCAAAGTGTGAAGAAAATATGACACGAAACTTTTATGTTAAAGAAGCCATCAAATTTATTTCTAGAAATTTTACCAATTCTATTACAATCGAAGATGTTGCCAATCACTGTAATATTAACCGAACCTATTTAACCAAACTGTTTAATGAAGAACTAAATTTGACACCTTCACACTTTTTAATCAAAACTAGACTATCGCGAGGGTGTGATTTGTTGACAAGCACCAATAAATCAATCGCTGAAATAGCAGATGATATTGGCTACAGTAATCAATTTATTTTTTCTACTGCATTTAAAAAAGAATACGGTATCCCGCCTACTGAATGGCGAAATCAACATCAGCAATAA
- a CDS encoding ABC transporter substrate-binding protein — protein sequence MSQLVKKIGALIFSLLMVVSTLTAIPVSAQDQVEITYTIWDSRQEPGLREIADDFEATNPDIKVNIQVVGWDQYWTMLEAGATGGSLPDVFWMHANEINKYGEHDMLLGLNEYIEQDGVDLTKFPEGLVNLYNINDVQYALPKDQDTVGLWYNKTLFDEAGLEYPNEDWTWDDLFHAAQTLTNKEEDKYGIAFKLSNQEGFYNFIYQNGGTVIKEDGTSGMDLPETIEGLDFFFNFTREGLSPEIYLDDEQIQALQNGKAAMAYMGSWLVGLFQENDYLKENFAVAVLPYKEGHDRIGIYNGLGNAISANTQHPEQAWKFVSYLSSQEAQEKQSRLGVAISAYEGTEQVWTESDENYDLSAYIDMMENQVLRPHTKATAIWEQKSYEILRDGYIGARPTEEVAKETAEMMNDFIRQEP from the coding sequence ATGTCACAACTAGTTAAGAAAATTGGTGCTTTGATCTTTAGTTTATTGATGGTAGTTAGTACATTGACAGCGATTCCAGTCTCTGCTCAGGATCAAGTCGAAATTACATATACAATTTGGGATTCTAGACAAGAGCCTGGTCTTAGAGAAATTGCTGATGACTTTGAAGCGACTAACCCAGACATTAAAGTCAACATTCAAGTTGTTGGTTGGGATCAATATTGGACAATGTTAGAAGCAGGTGCAACAGGTGGATCTTTACCGGATGTATTCTGGATGCATGCCAACGAAATTAATAAATACGGTGAGCATGATATGTTATTGGGCTTGAATGAATATATCGAACAAGACGGTGTTGATTTAACGAAGTTTCCAGAAGGATTAGTGAACTTGTACAACATCAATGATGTTCAATATGCTTTGCCTAAAGACCAAGATACTGTCGGTCTTTGGTACAACAAAACATTGTTCGATGAAGCAGGCCTAGAGTATCCAAATGAGGATTGGACATGGGATGATTTATTCCATGCTGCGCAAACTTTGACAAATAAAGAAGAAGATAAATACGGTATTGCATTCAAGTTGTCAAACCAGGAAGGCTTCTATAACTTTATCTATCAAAACGGCGGTACTGTGATAAAAGAAGATGGAACGTCAGGTATGGATTTACCAGAAACAATTGAAGGTTTAGATTTCTTCTTTAACTTTACTCGTGAAGGATTATCTCCAGAAATTTATTTAGATGACGAGCAAATTCAAGCATTACAAAATGGTAAAGCTGCGATGGCTTACATGGGATCCTGGCTAGTTGGTTTATTCCAAGAAAATGATTATCTTAAAGAAAACTTTGCTGTAGCAGTACTCCCTTATAAAGAAGGACATGATCGTATTGGTATTTACAACGGTCTAGGTAATGCTATTAGTGCCAATACTCAACATCCTGAACAAGCATGGAAATTTGTATCATATCTCTCTAGTCAAGAAGCTCAAGAAAAACAATCTCGCCTAGGTGTGGCTATCTCAGCGTATGAAGGTACTGAGCAAGTTTGGACAGAGTCCGACGAAAACTATGACTTATCTGCATACATCGACATGATGGAAAACCAAGTATTGCGTCCTCATACTAAGGCGACTGCAATCTGGGAACAAAAATCATATGAAATATTAAGAGATGGATATATCGGTGCTCGTCCAACTGAAGAAGTGGCGAAAGAAACAGCAGAAATGATGAATGATTTTATTAGACAAGAACCATAA
- a CDS encoding carbohydrate ABC transporter permease: MYAFGKKSSLRWGLALAAPTVIGLIILNIIPIFRTIYMSFFEVGAFGKSLTFVGFDNYKKLFQDEQILQATWNTLRYTLMFVPPTIVISLGLAVILNNKIAGRSIYRTIYFLPMVAAPAAVTMVWKWLFNRDFGLINYLLNQIGIESIAWIENPNVAPIAIAIIGIWSQIGYSMVLFLSGLQEIPKDYYEAADIDGASWWTKLWTITLPLLSPTIFFVSVTSIMTGMQVFDVIYMMVGPNMPSYDTTVSLVYLFYNNSFLYGQQGYGSTIVVYLVIILLILTYAQMKLQSRWVNYMGE, translated from the coding sequence ATGTATGCTTTTGGTAAAAAATCATCATTACGGTGGGGGCTTGCGTTAGCAGCCCCTACTGTAATAGGGTTGATTATATTAAATATAATTCCAATTTTTAGAACAATTTATATGAGTTTCTTTGAAGTAGGGGCATTTGGTAAAAGCTTGACATTTGTAGGCTTTGATAACTATAAAAAGTTGTTCCAAGACGAGCAAATTCTACAAGCCACCTGGAATACATTGAGATACACTTTAATGTTTGTTCCGCCAACCATTGTAATCTCACTTGGTTTAGCGGTGATTTTGAATAATAAAATAGCTGGGCGTTCTATTTATCGTACAATTTATTTCTTACCGATGGTAGCGGCACCAGCAGCAGTAACAATGGTTTGGAAATGGTTGTTCAACCGTGATTTTGGTTTAATTAACTATCTGCTCAACCAAATTGGCATTGAATCGATTGCATGGATTGAAAACCCGAATGTGGCACCGATTGCGATTGCAATTATTGGTATATGGAGTCAGATTGGATACTCAATGGTCTTATTCTTATCTGGGCTTCAGGAAATCCCTAAAGACTACTATGAGGCAGCGGATATCGATGGAGCTTCTTGGTGGACTAAATTGTGGACCATCACTTTACCGCTCCTGTCGCCGACCATTTTCTTTGTCAGTGTCACAAGTATCATGACAGGAATGCAAGTCTTTGATGTGATTTATATGATGGTGGGACCAAATATGCCTTCTTATGATACAACCGTATCACTTGTTTATCTTTTTTATAACAATTCATTCTTATATGGTCAACAAGGATATGGTTCAACTATTGTTGTTTACTTAGTCATTATTCTATTGATTTTGACGTATGCTCAGATGAAGCTGCAAAGTCGATGGGTAAATTATATGGGGGAATAA
- a CDS encoding carbohydrate ABC transporter permease: MKTRATSKLGVHIILIFVAIVMLVPFIWMFLTSFKTQTEATAMNPIVIFPSVWQTENYTEMISSNNFGRLYFNTFAMMIIRIVTSVLFSAMAAYAFSRIEFKGRDFLFSLVLVQMMVPSQVFIIPQYQIIDAINMRNSIFALVFPGIVSAFGTFLLRQFFMGLPKSLEESALIDGANIGQIFFDIMLPLARSGMVALAIFTALFAFKDMMWPLIINSNPNMATLSSSLSKIQGAYTVNYPQLMAASCLAVWPMVIIYVIFQRQFIEGIATTGGKL; the protein is encoded by the coding sequence ATGAAAACGAGAGCGACATCTAAATTAGGCGTCCATATAATTTTAATTTTTGTGGCAATAGTGATGTTAGTGCCATTTATATGGATGTTTTTAACATCTTTTAAAACTCAAACTGAAGCGACAGCGATGAATCCAATCGTTATCTTTCCGAGTGTGTGGCAGACTGAAAATTACACAGAAATGATTAGTAGCAATAATTTTGGACGTCTATACTTTAATACCTTTGCAATGATGATTATCAGAATTGTCACGTCTGTCTTATTTAGTGCGATGGCAGCCTATGCATTCTCTAGAATTGAATTTAAAGGGAGAGACTTTCTATTTAGTTTAGTTTTAGTACAAATGATGGTGCCATCACAAGTGTTTATCATACCGCAATATCAAATAATTGATGCGATTAATATGCGGAATTCAATCTTTGCGCTTGTTTTCCCCGGCATTGTTAGTGCATTTGGGACATTTCTATTGAGGCAATTCTTTATGGGGTTGCCTAAATCCTTGGAAGAATCAGCGTTAATTGATGGGGCGAATATCGGGCAAATATTTTTTGATATTATGCTTCCATTAGCCAGATCTGGAATGGTTGCTTTAGCGATATTTACTGCGCTATTTGCCTTTAAGGATATGATGTGGCCATTGATCATAAACTCTAATCCTAATATGGCAACATTATCATCTTCCTTATCTAAAATTCAGGGCGCATACACGGTTAACTATCCACAGTTGATGGCGGCGTCTTGTTTGGCAGTTTGGCCAATGGTAATTATTTATGTAATATTCCAAAGACAATTTATCGAAGGAATTGCTACAACAGGTGGTAAATTATAG
- a CDS encoding alpha-galactosidase, with protein sequence MFHLSNDKISYIMHVDHHNVLTHIYMGGKVRNLSTLGIYPKFNRDFEVNPEEVGLDYRQFSLGILPLEYSGNNSGDFREPSLIIRDQEGSTVNDFRYIDHEIFDGVSQIDGLPSSYVEAQDEAKTLRLYLFDEALQHELVLNYTVFNNQPVIARSAKLINKSDQKSVIYKIASASVDVEPGDYDLLQLNGSWARERMVEREAIHTGIKKLDSKRGSSSHHQNPFIAILDKHTTEFRGKAVGYQLVYSGSHEMTVEKDPYQNLRVQLGIQSTGFEWNLSPEESFQTPEVLIAFSNQGINGLSQSYHDFIKQHIIPRKYAEFERPVLINNWEATYFDFTEEKVFDLVDKANELGIELFVLDDGWFGKRDDDFSSLGDWFEYHEKIPNGLKNIADYVHDKGMKFGLWFEPEMISEESELYKNHPDWVLHDVNKRASRGRSQYVLDMGRQEVRENIYTQMIEILDSIDIDYVKWDMNRNISETYSAALEDNKSGEANHRYILGLYDLLDRITSRYDNILFESCSGGGGRFDLGMLQYMPQVWTSDNTDPIARLKIQYGTSMIAPINTMGAHVSASPNHQTGRTTSIDFRAAVAYAGVYGYELDITSLNEDELASIAQQVRFYKENRALIQTGTFTRLMSPFEGNQVAWSIHNDNKMLLFYFEVLNEASKPLHKIKPMYLDPDVKYLVKYEGSEFEAYGDELMNLGIYIYPQLKNDFSARIFEITAI encoded by the coding sequence ATGTTCCATCTCTCGAATGATAAAATATCGTACATTATGCACGTGGATCATCACAATGTTTTGACCCATATATACATGGGGGGAAAAGTTCGAAATCTGAGTACATTGGGAATCTATCCTAAATTTAATCGAGACTTCGAAGTCAATCCTGAAGAAGTTGGATTAGATTATCGACAATTCTCTTTGGGCATCTTACCCCTTGAATATTCTGGGAATAACAGTGGTGATTTTAGAGAACCGTCATTGATTATACGAGATCAAGAAGGTTCAACAGTCAATGATTTTCGCTATATCGATCATGAAATTTTTGATGGTGTCAGCCAAATTGATGGGTTACCATCGAGTTATGTAGAAGCACAAGATGAGGCTAAAACATTAAGGTTATATCTCTTCGATGAGGCTTTACAACATGAGCTCGTTTTAAACTATACGGTGTTTAATAATCAACCTGTCATTGCTAGATCAGCGAAGCTGATTAATAAAAGTGATCAGAAGAGTGTTATCTACAAAATAGCTAGTGCATCTGTCGATGTGGAGCCCGGTGATTATGACTTATTACAACTTAATGGGTCGTGGGCACGTGAACGCATGGTTGAGAGAGAAGCGATACATACAGGAATTAAAAAATTAGACAGCAAACGTGGAAGTAGTAGTCATCATCAAAATCCTTTTATTGCAATTCTGGATAAACATACGACTGAATTCCGAGGTAAAGCTGTCGGCTATCAGCTTGTATATTCCGGTAGTCATGAGATGACGGTTGAAAAGGATCCTTATCAAAATTTAAGAGTGCAGCTAGGGATTCAGAGTACAGGCTTTGAATGGAACCTCTCACCAGAGGAGTCATTCCAAACGCCAGAAGTGCTGATTGCCTTTTCAAACCAAGGAATCAATGGTTTATCGCAAAGCTATCATGACTTTATTAAGCAGCATATTATTCCACGAAAATATGCTGAATTTGAACGCCCGGTTTTGATTAATAACTGGGAAGCAACTTATTTTGACTTTACTGAAGAAAAAGTATTTGATTTAGTTGATAAAGCAAATGAATTGGGTATTGAATTATTTGTACTCGATGATGGATGGTTTGGTAAACGTGATGATGACTTTAGTTCACTCGGTGATTGGTTTGAATACCATGAAAAAATCCCAAACGGATTAAAAAATATTGCCGACTATGTTCATGATAAAGGTATGAAGTTCGGTCTGTGGTTTGAACCTGAGATGATATCCGAAGAAAGTGAATTATATAAAAATCATCCAGATTGGGTGTTACATGATGTCAACAAACGTGCATCGCGCGGAAGAAGTCAATATGTCCTCGATATGGGACGCCAAGAAGTCAGAGAAAATATTTACACTCAAATGATTGAAATATTGGACAGTATAGATATCGATTATGTTAAATGGGACATGAACCGTAATATCTCAGAGACTTATTCTGCTGCATTAGAAGATAACAAGTCGGGCGAAGCGAATCATCGTTATATATTAGGACTGTATGACCTACTTGATAGAATTACCAGCCGTTACGATAATATCTTATTTGAAAGTTGCTCTGGTGGAGGTGGGCGTTTTGACCTCGGCATGCTACAGTATATGCCCCAAGTATGGACCAGTGATAACACTGATCCAATCGCGAGACTAAAAATTCAATATGGTACGTCTATGATAGCTCCTATTAATACAATGGGTGCACATGTATCAGCTTCACCTAACCATCAGACAGGTAGAACGACCTCCATTGATTTTAGAGCAGCGGTCGCTTATGCCGGTGTATATGGTTATGAGTTAGATATTACCAGCCTGAATGAAGATGAGTTGGCAAGTATCGCTCAACAGGTACGATTTTATAAAGAGAATAGAGCATTGATTCAAACGGGAACATTTACACGGCTGATGAGTCCGTTTGAAGGTAATCAAGTTGCTTGGTCGATTCATAATGACAATAAGATGCTTCTCTTCTATTTCGAAGTGCTTAATGAAGCGTCTAAACCATTGCACAAGATTAAACCAATGTATTTAGATCCAGATGTGAAGTATTTAGTGAAATATGAAGGCTCTGAATTTGAAGCTTATGGGGATGAACTTATGAACTTGGGCATATATATTTATCCACAACTAAAAAATGATTTTTCTGCACGTATATTTGAGATAACTGCAATATAA
- a CDS encoding alpha-galactosidase has product MDIIFNESSRTFHLYNSDISYIIKVMEDNSLSNLYYGKRVSCQEDYDYLIEDSYRPMTNYVYEDSYRFTREYQMQEFPVHGTTDYRQPAIIVEQKNGSDISYFEYVTHKIAEGKADIPGLPSIYADSSQECQSLAITLMDPLTRLSVTLNYTIFKELPVITRSVQLSNQGEENLTITRIMSLSLDIPNDQYKILQLSGAWGRERHPKIRNIEPGLTSIASNRGNSSHHHNPFLALLNDKTDEFSGKAIGLNFVYSGNFLGEVELDNFNNIRINMGINPENFAWQLTPGEDFYSPEVVMVYSDKGLNRMSQTFHQLYRNHLTRGYWHDKARPILINNWEATRMDFTEDQLFDIAKKASECGIELFVLDDGWFGDRRNDKAGLGDWYPSDDIFENGLTNLVERINSIGLDFGIWFEPEMVNKDSNLYRAHPEWVIHTPNRHMSHGRNQFVLDYANPEVVDYIYDSMEKVLSSANIKYVKWDMNRSMTEVYSSYLPANRQKELSHRYILGVYHLYERLQEKFPEILFEFCSSGGGRFDPGMLYYSPQGWTSDNTDAIDRLKIQYGTSIVYPLSSIGSHVTASPNETTYREVPITTRGNVSYFGSFGYELDLNYLTENEIDVVKEQVKFVKEYRELIHNGLFYRLMDPFNTNYCAWMVVSEDQSSSIVGNYKILNEANWSYRKLKLKGLDPDALYHIDGDDRLYYGSELMNIGLVITDGSAGQIQDDRPHSYDFDSKVYVLKKVE; this is encoded by the coding sequence ATGGATATTATATTTAATGAATCGAGTCGAACGTTTCATCTATATAATAGCGATATCAGCTATATTATAAAAGTGATGGAGGACAACTCACTATCTAATTTATATTATGGTAAACGTGTGAGTTGCCAAGAAGACTATGATTATTTGATTGAAGATAGTTATCGTCCGATGACTAATTATGTTTATGAAGATAGTTATCGTTTTACCAGAGAGTACCAAATGCAAGAGTTCCCTGTCCATGGCACGACAGATTATCGTCAACCAGCCATCATCGTTGAACAAAAAAATGGTAGCGATATCAGTTATTTTGAATACGTGACTCATAAAATTGCTGAAGGCAAAGCGGATATACCAGGTTTGCCATCGATTTATGCAGATAGTAGTCAAGAGTGTCAAAGTTTAGCAATCACGTTAATGGATCCATTGACCCGACTGTCTGTGACTTTAAATTATACAATTTTTAAAGAGTTGCCTGTGATTACACGTTCTGTTCAATTGAGCAATCAGGGGGAAGAGAATTTAACCATTACTCGCATCATGAGTTTGAGTCTCGACATACCTAATGATCAGTATAAAATACTGCAATTATCTGGAGCTTGGGGGAGAGAAAGACATCCTAAAATCAGAAATATTGAACCAGGATTGACTTCGATTGCCAGTAACCGAGGGAACTCTAGTCACCATCATAACCCATTTTTAGCTTTGCTGAATGATAAGACCGACGAATTCAGCGGAAAAGCTATCGGATTGAATTTCGTTTATTCAGGTAATTTCTTAGGTGAAGTTGAACTAGATAATTTCAATAATATCAGGATCAATATGGGAATTAATCCGGAAAACTTTGCTTGGCAGTTAACACCGGGGGAAGATTTCTACAGCCCTGAAGTTGTGATGGTATATTCTGACAAAGGCTTGAATCGTATGAGTCAAACTTTCCATCAACTATACAGAAATCATTTGACTAGAGGTTACTGGCATGATAAAGCACGGCCAATACTGATTAATAATTGGGAAGCCACGCGGATGGACTTTACGGAGGACCAATTATTTGATATTGCTAAAAAAGCATCTGAATGCGGTATCGAATTATTTGTGCTCGATGATGGGTGGTTTGGTGATCGCAGAAATGATAAAGCTGGCCTAGGGGATTGGTATCCTAGCGATGATATTTTTGAAAATGGATTAACTAATTTAGTTGAGCGAATTAATAGTATCGGGCTAGATTTTGGAATCTGGTTTGAACCCGAGATGGTTAATAAGGATAGCAATCTCTATCGAGCGCATCCTGAATGGGTCATCCATACTCCGAATCGTCATATGTCTCATGGTAGAAATCAATTTGTATTAGATTATGCCAATCCAGAAGTGGTTGATTATATCTATGACAGTATGGAAAAAGTATTATCTTCAGCCAATATAAAATATGTTAAGTGGGATATGAATCGGAGTATGACGGAAGTTTATTCAAGCTATTTGCCTGCCAATCGTCAAAAAGAATTGTCCCACCGTTATATCTTAGGGGTCTATCATCTTTACGAACGCTTACAAGAAAAGTTTCCTGAAATTTTGTTTGAATTCTGTTCTTCAGGTGGCGGTCGTTTTGATCCAGGGATGCTATATTATTCACCGCAAGGATGGACAAGTGACAACACAGATGCGATTGATCGCTTGAAAATCCAATACGGCACCTCGATTGTATACCCATTAAGTTCAATCGGCTCTCATGTCACTGCTTCCCCTAATGAAACAACCTACAGAGAGGTTCCAATCACTACCCGAGGAAATGTTTCATATTTTGGTTCATTTGGGTATGAACTGGACTTAAATTATTTAACCGAGAATGAAATTGACGTGGTAAAAGAGCAGGTGAAGTTTGTAAAAGAATATCGTGAGTTAATTCACAACGGTCTATTTTATCGTTTAATGGATCCATTTAATACCAATTATTGTGCTTGGATGGTTGTGTCTGAGGATCAATCAAGTTCAATTGTTGGCAATTACAAAATACTGAATGAAGCAAACTGGAGTTATAGAAAATTGAAATTGAAAGGTTTAGATCCAGATGCTTTATATCACATTGATGGAGATGACCGATTGTATTACGGTAGTGAGTTGATGAATATTGGTTTAGTCATAACAGATGGATCGGCGGGTCAAATCCAGGATGACCGACCACATTCTTATGATTTTGATTCAAAAGTATACGTGTTGAAAAAAGTAGAATGA
- a CDS encoding sugar O-acetyltransferase has product MNNSERIHSGQLYDPMQVESELDQQSFKKRLNQYNLQKMSGEDVDLESANCFKSLGQNVYFEPPVYANWGGRHVSIGDRVYINFNCTFVDDTFIDIGSYTMVGPNVTFATAAHPLNADDRKQGLQYNLPIKVGENVWIGANAVILPGVTIGENAVIGAGSVVNKDIPANTVAVGVPCRPIKQIPEHSEEEFDKNGRKI; this is encoded by the coding sequence ATGAATAATAGCGAGAGGATACATAGCGGACAGTTATATGATCCGATGCAAGTCGAATCAGAATTAGACCAACAAAGTTTTAAGAAGCGTCTCAATCAATATAATCTTCAAAAAATGAGCGGTGAAGATGTCGACTTAGAATCAGCCAACTGTTTTAAATCGCTGGGCCAAAATGTCTATTTCGAGCCGCCTGTCTATGCCAACTGGGGCGGTCGGCATGTATCGATTGGTGACCGCGTGTACATTAATTTCAATTGCACTTTTGTCGATGATACGTTTATTGATATCGGGAGCTATACCATGGTCGGCCCTAATGTTACTTTTGCAACTGCAGCCCATCCCCTCAACGCAGATGATCGTAAACAAGGCTTGCAATATAATCTGCCGATTAAAGTGGGCGAGAATGTGTGGATTGGAGCTAACGCGGTGATTTTACCAGGTGTAACGATTGGTGAAAATGCCGTTATTGGTGCTGGAAGTGTCGTTAACAAGGATATTCCAGCCAATACAGTGGCAGTTGGAGTGCCTTGCAGACCAATCAAACAAATACCAGAACATTCAGAGGAGGAATTTGATAAAAATGGAAGAAAAATTTAA